A genomic region of Xanthocytophaga agilis contains the following coding sequences:
- a CDS encoding LruC domain-containing protein has product MPVQSVFYKSCFGIALITSLVACVRDPGLEPGDLQEPIQLQIPENFNHSTTANVSLALTLKDNQNNALSSVRVSVASTDAPDKILFTGATDVNGSLTTDMTLPSYIEKLVVYTHYIGLPNQIVLPVQSTVNAVLGGSDPITYETMEASSSRTAYTSGARTQAITYSYLGTWNSQGVPNYKETTNDVVSSELMSWINASLPEQKPVPTYHPDYVDANTKTNMDVLATSDVWVTFVHEGAGWTNSLGFYTYPTGSAPASVNDITNIKIIYPNVSYAGSGGGLKTGMKVKIGRFEPGTSIGFVLVAQGWNGSGIGNGNYKLFSNTNLNPESNTSLQKHNVLLYDSKYKITILGFEDWRRDDVSGCDNDFNDAVFYISSNPVDGLNVKDFLPVDKPIDTDKDGINDTYDDFPNDATKAFVNYYPAKGVRGTLAFEDMWPTVGDYDMNDLVVQYYHTTIANAQNKVIQLKTDIVPGAVGATFKNGFGFEMPVAQSKIKSVSGSRLTENIVTLTSNGLEANQTKSVVIAFDNAFSLYSSGSGQYENVVSNTSVNTPDTVKLTIDFATPVTSTELGDMTFNPFLIANATRGREIHLAGYSNTKLANPTYFGTHQDNTNAATGKYYKTAGNLPWAISFVQPFDYPSEGKPLTSAYVNYAAWAKSGGTLYKDWYLNKSGYRNTGSIYTKK; this is encoded by the coding sequence ATGCCTGTTCAATCCGTTTTTTACAAGTCATGCTTTGGCATTGCATTAATTACCTCTCTTGTTGCCTGTGTCCGGGATCCAGGACTAGAACCAGGAGATTTGCAAGAGCCGATACAGTTGCAAATACCCGAAAATTTTAATCATAGTACTACTGCCAATGTTTCACTGGCACTTACATTGAAAGATAACCAGAATAACGCACTTTCCAGTGTACGTGTTTCCGTTGCGTCAACTGACGCTCCTGATAAAATTTTGTTTACAGGAGCGACTGATGTAAATGGCAGCCTGACTACCGATATGACATTGCCATCTTATATTGAAAAACTAGTAGTTTATACACACTATATAGGTTTGCCTAATCAAATAGTATTACCTGTACAAAGCACAGTCAATGCTGTATTGGGTGGAAGTGATCCGATAACCTATGAAACAATGGAAGCTAGTTCTTCACGCACTGCCTATACATCAGGTGCCAGAACACAGGCTATTACCTATTCTTATCTGGGGACATGGAACAGTCAGGGAGTACCCAACTATAAAGAAACAACCAATGATGTAGTCAGTTCGGAGTTAATGTCCTGGATAAATGCTTCATTGCCAGAACAAAAGCCTGTGCCAACATATCACCCTGACTATGTGGATGCTAACACAAAAACAAACATGGATGTATTAGCTACTTCAGACGTGTGGGTTACTTTCGTGCATGAAGGAGCTGGCTGGACAAATAGTCTTGGATTTTATACGTATCCTACAGGAAGTGCTCCTGCATCTGTCAATGATATTACCAATATCAAGATTATTTATCCCAATGTCTCTTATGCTGGAAGTGGCGGTGGACTAAAAACTGGAATGAAAGTAAAAATTGGCCGTTTTGAACCAGGAACCAGTATTGGTTTTGTATTGGTTGCCCAAGGCTGGAATGGCAGTGGCATTGGAAATGGCAATTATAAACTATTCTCCAATACAAATCTAAATCCGGAATCAAACACAAGCCTGCAAAAACACAATGTATTGCTGTATGATTCAAAATACAAGATAACTATTCTGGGATTTGAAGATTGGCGTAGAGATGATGTATCTGGTTGTGATAATGATTTTAATGATGCTGTTTTCTATATTTCTTCTAATCCGGTTGATGGCCTGAATGTTAAAGACTTTCTACCTGTAGATAAACCTATAGATACAGATAAAGATGGTATCAATGATACCTATGATGATTTTCCAAATGATGCTACTAAAGCCTTTGTGAATTATTATCCGGCAAAGGGAGTACGCGGTACTCTGGCATTTGAAGATATGTGGCCTACAGTAGGAGATTATGATATGAATGATTTGGTTGTTCAGTATTACCATACAACCATTGCTAATGCACAGAATAAAGTAATTCAACTTAAGACAGATATTGTGCCAGGTGCAGTTGGCGCTACTTTTAAAAACGGTTTTGGTTTTGAAATGCCTGTAGCTCAGTCAAAAATCAAATCGGTATCAGGCTCTCGACTTACAGAAAATATCGTTACACTGACATCAAATGGCTTGGAGGCAAATCAGACTAAGAGTGTTGTGATTGCATTTGATAATGCATTCTCTTTATATTCATCTGGATCAGGACAATATGAGAACGTTGTTTCTAACACCAGTGTAAATACTCCGGATACGGTGAAACTGACTATTGATTTTGCAACACCTGTAACATCAACTGAATTGGGAGATATGACCTTTAATCCCTTTTTGATTGCCAATGCAACAAGAGGCAGAGAAATACACTTAGCTGGATATTCAAATACAAAGCTGGCGAATCCAACTTATTTTGGAACACATCAGGATAATACGAATGCAGCTACTGGTAAATACTATAAAACAGCGGGTAATTTACCATGGGCAATTAGCTTTGTTCAACCATTTGATTACCCATCTGAAGGGAAGCCATTGACAAGTGCCTATGTGAATTACGCTGCATGGGCTAAATCAGGTGGAACATTGTATAAAGACTGGTATCTGAATAAATCAGGATACAGAAATACAGGTAGTATCTATACAAAGAAGTAA
- a CDS encoding glycosyltransferase family 2 protein — protein sequence MQVIEILFWICVSIVFYTFIGYALLVGIWAKVTKLWTKKNFDQSYEPEVTLVIPAYNEADILAQKIENCLELDYPAEKLQLIVITDGSNDHSASILEKYPRVLHVHEAARKGKAAAENRVMHFVKHPLVIFTDSNTRLNKEAVREIIKHYQDPKVGAVSGEKKVQQDQSAAGNGEGLYWKYESFLKRCDSDIYSLMGAAGELVSFRKELFAPLEEDSILDDFVQSLRIVEKGYKVVYEPKAFASELPSESLKDEMKRKIRICAGGWQSMSRLTSLLNIFKHPIVTFLYVSHRVLRWSLTPLILAILLPVSAYLSFQLGGFYTLFTISQILFYAMAYIGWYADGRGRKIKLLLIPLYFSMMNVAVFFGFLRFVRQSQPAAWEKAKRSAYA from the coding sequence ATGCAAGTTATTGAAATCCTGTTCTGGATCTGTGTAAGTATAGTATTCTATACCTTTATAGGCTATGCCCTGCTGGTTGGTATATGGGCAAAGGTTACTAAATTATGGACAAAGAAAAATTTTGACCAATCATATGAGCCGGAAGTGACATTGGTTATTCCTGCTTACAATGAGGCAGATATTCTTGCACAAAAGATAGAAAATTGCCTGGAACTTGATTATCCGGCTGAGAAGCTTCAACTGATTGTGATTACAGATGGTTCGAATGACCATTCGGCCTCTATCCTGGAAAAATATCCTCGGGTACTGCATGTACACGAAGCTGCCCGTAAAGGTAAAGCTGCTGCAGAGAATCGGGTAATGCATTTTGTAAAACACCCACTGGTAATTTTTACAGATAGTAATACGCGTCTTAACAAAGAAGCTGTACGGGAAATTATCAAACACTACCAAGATCCTAAGGTAGGAGCAGTATCCGGAGAAAAGAAAGTACAGCAGGATCAATCCGCAGCTGGAAATGGAGAAGGACTTTATTGGAAATATGAGTCTTTTTTGAAACGGTGTGATTCGGATATTTATAGCCTGATGGGTGCTGCTGGTGAATTGGTTTCTTTTCGTAAAGAACTATTTGCTCCTCTGGAAGAGGATAGTATTCTGGATGACTTTGTCCAATCTTTGAGAATTGTAGAGAAAGGATATAAGGTAGTGTATGAACCTAAGGCATTTGCTTCCGAATTACCTTCTGAATCATTGAAAGATGAGATGAAACGTAAAATTCGCATTTGTGCAGGAGGATGGCAATCTATGTCTCGGCTTACAAGCCTGCTGAATATATTTAAGCATCCGATAGTAACATTTCTTTATGTTTCACACCGGGTATTACGCTGGAGTTTGACGCCATTGATTCTGGCTATCTTGTTGCCTGTAAGTGCCTATTTGTCTTTCCAGTTAGGGGGATTCTATACCTTGTTCACAATTTCTCAAATTCTGTTCTATGCAATGGCATACATTGGCTGGTATGCTGATGGCCGTGGCAGGAAAATAAAATTGCTTCTGATTCCGCTGTATTTCAGCATGATGAATGTTGCAGTATTTTTTGGTTTTTTGCGTTTTGTCCGTCAGTCGCAGCCTGCGGCCTGGGAAAAAGCAAAAAGATCTGCTTATGCCTGA
- a CDS encoding glycosyltransferase family 1 protein produces the protein MNTPLRIGIEAQRLFRARKHGMDIYALELIKALQKIDTINQYYIFAQPGEDEQCIDETKNFHIITQKTLSYPLWEQWTLPDLAKKYSLDLLHCTANTAPLILKTKLLLTLHDVIFMQKDPQIKGKKGNSYQHFGNMYRKWVVPSVARKADALLTVSNFQKHEIARVLNVSEQKIQVTYNGVAPHFFEELDERYLAQIRHKYHLPEKFFFFLGNTEPRKNLTGVLKSFYIFQQQNPNLASLVIKGIDEAYLMQKLTEEGIQDIRKYIHLVSYLTSEELAALYHLSDCFLFPSFSEGFGIPIIEAMACGTPVITSQTTSMPEISGGATLLINPADAGEMAVAMKQMLCNTALAERFRKAGKSRATSFSWKDTALSTLATYEKIAGRISTSHSNVYASY, from the coding sequence ATGAATACACCTTTACGGATTGGTATCGAGGCCCAACGGCTTTTTCGTGCCCGAAAACATGGTATGGATATCTATGCACTGGAGCTAATAAAAGCTCTACAGAAAATAGATACAATAAATCAGTATTACATTTTTGCCCAACCGGGCGAAGATGAACAATGCATAGATGAGACTAAGAACTTTCATATCATAACCCAGAAGACCTTATCTTATCCTCTTTGGGAACAATGGACTTTACCAGATCTGGCAAAAAAGTATTCTTTAGATCTATTGCATTGCACGGCTAATACAGCCCCTCTGATATTAAAAACCAAATTGTTACTGACATTGCATGATGTGATATTCATGCAAAAGGATCCTCAGATTAAGGGAAAGAAGGGTAATTCCTATCAACATTTTGGAAATATGTATAGAAAGTGGGTCGTTCCTTCTGTTGCCAGAAAAGCGGACGCGCTGCTTACTGTATCCAACTTTCAGAAACATGAGATTGCACGGGTGCTTAATGTATCTGAACAAAAAATTCAGGTGACCTATAATGGAGTAGCTCCACATTTCTTTGAAGAACTGGACGAACGTTATCTGGCACAGATTCGACACAAATACCATTTGCCGGAAAAGTTTTTCTTTTTTCTGGGTAATACGGAACCCCGAAAGAATCTTACAGGCGTATTAAAGTCCTTCTATATTTTTCAGCAACAGAATCCCAATCTGGCTTCATTAGTCATTAAAGGCATAGATGAAGCTTATCTGATGCAGAAATTGACAGAAGAGGGCATACAGGATATTCGAAAATATATACATCTGGTTTCCTATTTAACATCAGAGGAACTGGCTGCTCTGTATCATCTGTCAGATTGTTTTCTGTTTCCTTCTTTTAGTGAAGGATTTGGTATTCCTATTATTGAAGCTATGGCTTGTGGTACTCCTGTGATAACCTCACAAACAACCTCTATGCCTGAAATTAGTGGAGGAGCTACATTACTAATTAATCCCGCAGATGCAGGAGAGATGGCGGTGGCCATGAAACAGATGCTATGTAATACAGCTCTGGCTGAACGATTCCGAAAAGCTGGTAAGAGTCGGGCTACTTCATTTTCATGGAAAGATACTGCACTCTCTACACTGGCCACTTATGAAAAAATAGCTGGTCGAATCTCTACCTCTCACTCAAATGTATATGCAAGTTATTGA
- a CDS encoding acyltransferase yields the protein MSLKTQTYYPGLDAIRGVLIILVVLSHCLSPGTPVFILYSFHMPLFLGIGGFLIKRDYIRNTSTFQILHKYLYRMIIPWILAVGIYYLWRRLLNISVDPQHEILYPYYHLWFVPALLCMVLTVKLFEYWNVPYNVVLGASMLLCLGWYILYREHPDNAIYPWLYYLGDKRIYGYFGFFYLGYILRAYPDLVPKVKIHYVLLVAGVSLFLLIVSIYFPVNRLVSFLPYWVLNIGLIYWAIVYASEQTLTKNSFILFCNKQSLAIYLYHYSVILLASSFLTIKGPLTVALFLITVVATYLTVYLTSSLPFVNKYFFGYTKA from the coding sequence ATGAGCCTTAAAACACAGACCTATTATCCTGGTCTGGATGCTATTCGCGGAGTACTTATTATTCTGGTAGTGCTTTCTCATTGCCTCTCTCCTGGTACGCCAGTATTTATTCTGTACTCTTTCCATATGCCTCTTTTTCTGGGTATAGGCGGATTTCTTATTAAACGGGACTATATCAGAAATACAAGTACATTCCAGATTTTGCACAAGTATCTATATCGGATGATTATACCCTGGATACTGGCAGTAGGTATTTATTATCTGTGGCGCAGGTTATTGAATATTTCGGTTGATCCACAACATGAGATCCTATATCCATACTATCATTTATGGTTTGTACCTGCCTTATTATGTATGGTATTAACTGTAAAGTTATTTGAATACTGGAATGTTCCTTACAACGTTGTTTTGGGTGCAAGTATGCTTCTTTGTCTGGGATGGTATATCCTCTATAGAGAACATCCTGACAATGCAATCTATCCCTGGTTATATTATCTGGGGGATAAACGTATCTATGGCTATTTTGGATTTTTTTATCTTGGATATATATTAAGGGCGTATCCGGATTTAGTTCCAAAGGTTAAAATACACTATGTATTGCTTGTTGCAGGGGTCTCTTTATTTTTATTGATAGTTTCTATTTATTTTCCTGTTAACCGACTGGTTTCTTTTTTGCCTTATTGGGTATTAAATATAGGTCTGATTTATTGGGCAATAGTATATGCTTCGGAACAGACACTAACTAAAAATTCATTCATTCTCTTTTGTAACAAGCAGTCACTGGCTATTTATCTATATCATTATTCAGTAATTCTGCTTGCCAGTTCATTTCTGACCATTAAAGGACCTCTTACAGTCGCTCTCTTTTTAATTACAGTAGTTGCCACTTACCTGACAGTCTATCTGACTTCGTCTTTGCCTTTCGTTAATAAATATTTCTTTGGGTATACAAAGGCCTGA
- a CDS encoding glycosyltransferase, which yields MENKDIVMLVQQSWDLEIGSNARNLAMEFARKNRVLYVNPPLDIKTVLKGRKDPKVRQRLKSVWNVAPSLQQVDTNIWIYTPDCICLSINWLTSKSLFRRLNGYNNRLLAKSVWKAICQLEFSGFTLFNDSQMFLGLNQKELIHPEKYIYYVRDYLITQDYFKKHGTWSEAELMQKADLVVANSAYLADYARKSNPQSYDIGQGCELDAFDPAVKHSVPIELTNLPRPIIGYTGFLTAARLDITLLESLADARPDWSFVLVGPEDQVFKDSRLHQKKNVYFTGTKPPSQLPAYLQHLDVCINPQLVNELTIGNYPRKIDEYLGMGKPVVATSTRAMEMFADYVYLAKSSGEYIVLLEKALAEDNHAQALARTAFAKGHTWDASAQAMYDALKPSLLKQKEPVYEP from the coding sequence ATGGAAAATAAAGATATTGTTATGCTGGTCCAGCAAAGCTGGGATCTGGAGATAGGGAGTAATGCCCGAAATCTTGCTATGGAGTTTGCCAGGAAAAACAGGGTATTGTATGTGAATCCTCCTCTGGATATCAAGACTGTGTTGAAGGGAAGAAAAGATCCTAAAGTGCGTCAGAGATTAAAATCTGTCTGGAATGTAGCACCATCTTTACAGCAGGTAGATACAAATATATGGATCTATACACCTGATTGTATTTGTTTATCAATCAATTGGTTGACTTCAAAGTCGTTGTTTCGTCGGTTGAATGGATACAATAACAGATTACTGGCAAAATCCGTTTGGAAAGCTATCTGTCAGTTAGAATTTTCCGGATTTACTTTATTTAACGATAGCCAAATGTTTTTAGGGTTGAATCAGAAAGAACTGATACATCCTGAGAAATATATTTACTATGTACGGGATTATCTGATTACACAAGATTATTTTAAAAAACATGGTACCTGGAGCGAAGCAGAACTGATGCAAAAAGCAGATCTGGTAGTAGCTAACTCTGCTTATCTGGCAGACTATGCGCGTAAAAGTAATCCCCAAAGTTATGATATAGGTCAGGGATGTGAACTGGACGCATTTGATCCTGCTGTTAAACATTCCGTTCCTATTGAATTAACCAACTTGCCAAGACCTATTATTGGATATACTGGATTTCTTACTGCTGCCCGGCTGGATATAACCTTGCTTGAAAGTCTTGCTGATGCCCGACCTGACTGGAGTTTTGTGTTGGTAGGGCCGGAAGACCAGGTTTTTAAAGATTCCAGGCTTCATCAGAAGAAAAATGTCTACTTCACAGGAACTAAGCCACCATCTCAGTTGCCTGCTTATTTACAACATCTGGATGTTTGTATCAATCCGCAACTGGTAAATGAACTTACTATAGGCAATTATCCCCGTAAGATAGACGAGTATCTGGGAATGGGTAAACCTGTTGTTGCCACCAGTACACGTGCTATGGAGATGTTTGCAGACTATGTATACCTGGCAAAAAGTTCAGGTGAATATATTGTTTTACTTGAAAAAGCACTGGCCGAAGACAATCATGCACAGGCATTAGCCCGAACGGCATTTGCGAAAGGACATACATGGGACGCATCTGCCCAGGCAATGTACGATGCATTGAAGCCTTCATTATTAAAACAAAAAGAGCCTGTCTATGAGCCTTAA
- a CDS encoding glycosyltransferase family 2 protein, whose protein sequence is MSILETVIQVILYVTAGYLAFHTVYLLFFAVAGHFYKEGIKANKPIYKNRPICVLIPAYKEDAVILETAQKALKHNYAGDFRVVVIADQLQAFTLQTLRSLGAEVIEVHFEKSTKGKALRYAIDLLPEHIYPIAVILDADNIMSDGFLNQVDIAFDNGYRVVQGHRTAKNVDTSFALLDACNEEVNNHIFRKGHRAVGLSSALIGSGMAFEFTYLKKLLADIGETAGEDKELDIRVLRDKVTIHYLETGWVYDEKVSSAQVFTKQRTRWIATQIDFVGGHLSAGLYQLLFNGNVAFFDKIVQSLLLPRVLLMGILTGITFLSIFLPWGPSFLFWFSLLILTGSALLIALPKRFYNKQLWHALGNLPVALKAMSIALIRSRKAGNTFIHTPHTSTSNAKL, encoded by the coding sequence ATGAGTATACTGGAAACTGTGATTCAGGTAATATTGTATGTTACAGCTGGCTATCTGGCATTTCATACTGTATATCTACTGTTTTTCGCTGTAGCTGGACATTTTTATAAGGAAGGCATAAAAGCCAACAAGCCCATTTATAAAAACAGGCCTATTTGTGTATTGATACCTGCCTATAAAGAAGATGCTGTTATTCTTGAGACAGCCCAGAAAGCTTTAAAGCATAACTATGCAGGTGACTTCAGGGTTGTTGTCATTGCTGATCAGTTACAGGCATTTACTCTTCAGACATTGCGTAGTTTAGGTGCAGAAGTGATAGAGGTACATTTCGAGAAAAGCACTAAGGGAAAAGCACTCCGATATGCTATAGACCTGTTGCCTGAACATATTTATCCCATTGCTGTGATACTGGATGCAGACAATATTATGAGTGATGGATTTCTGAATCAGGTGGATATTGCATTTGATAATGGATATCGGGTGGTTCAGGGACATCGGACTGCCAAAAATGTGGATACATCTTTTGCCTTACTGGATGCCTGCAATGAGGAGGTCAATAATCATATATTCCGTAAGGGACACCGTGCGGTAGGATTATCCTCTGCTCTGATTGGTTCAGGAATGGCTTTTGAGTTTACCTATCTTAAGAAGCTGCTTGCTGATATTGGTGAAACTGCTGGTGAAGATAAAGAGCTTGATATAAGAGTGCTACGTGACAAGGTGACCATTCACTATCTGGAAACAGGATGGGTGTATGATGAGAAAGTATCAAGTGCCCAGGTCTTTACTAAACAACGCACACGCTGGATTGCCACCCAGATTGATTTCGTTGGAGGACACTTATCAGCTGGTTTGTATCAACTTCTGTTTAATGGAAATGTTGCCTTCTTTGATAAGATAGTACAGTCCCTGTTGCTACCTCGGGTATTGCTTATGGGTATTTTAACGGGAATTACTTTCCTGAGTATATTCTTACCCTGGGGACCTTCATTTCTATTCTGGTTTTCACTACTTATTCTTACTGGAAGTGCTTTACTGATTGCACTTCCTAAGAGATTCTATAACAAACAACTCTGGCACGCCTTAGGCAATCTGCCAGTTGCTCTGAAAGCAATGAGTATTGCCTTGATTCGCAGCCGGAAAGCTGGTAATACATTTATTCATACTCCTCATACATCAACATCTAACGCTAAACTGTAA
- a CDS encoding acyltransferase: protein MYAITNVKTVLSQRAALIREQHPGQSGLQLMLRMGLDLFAGIGKMLAARYYLRGCQIGKMVSVKGKPMFKNEGHVSIGNQVRIWSVIQQAKIFVGKGATLSIGDNSRVNGVHISASERIEIGKNVRMAPYTIIMDDDFHDPSNHFSSGKKAPIIIEDDVWIATRAIILKGVTIGRGSVIAAGAVVSKDVEPYTVVAGVPAKPIKKIKP from the coding sequence ATGTATGCAATAACAAATGTAAAAACAGTACTTAGCCAGCGTGCTGCTTTGATTCGTGAACAACATCCAGGTCAGTCTGGCCTGCAACTGATGTTGCGTATGGGATTGGATTTGTTTGCTGGTATTGGCAAGATGCTAGCTGCCCGCTATTATCTGCGGGGATGCCAGATAGGAAAAATGGTGTCTGTAAAAGGAAAACCTATGTTCAAAAATGAAGGACATGTTAGTATTGGTAATCAGGTACGTATATGGTCGGTTATTCAGCAGGCAAAAATCTTTGTAGGAAAAGGAGCTACGTTATCTATTGGTGATAATTCAAGAGTAAACGGTGTACATATTTCTGCCAGTGAACGAATTGAAATTGGTAAGAATGTTCGCATGGCTCCCTATACCATTATTATGGATGACGATTTTCATGATCCATCCAATCATTTCTCATCTGGTAAAAAAGCCCCTATCATTATTGAAGACGATGTTTGGATTGCAACCAGAGCGATCATTCTAAAAGGTGTAACAATCGGGCGAGGGTCTGTGATTGCGGCAGGTGCTGTGGTCAGCAAGGATGTAGAGCCTTATACAGTAGTAGCAGGAGTACCTGCAAAACCTATAAAAAAAATAAAACCATGA
- a CDS encoding glycosyltransferase family 2 protein: MSDQKVDMERPLVSIVSVIYNQVEITCAMLTSLRKLTYPNIEVFVVDNDSPLEDSSVIKKRFPEVHLIESEENLGFAGGNNLAVRQAKGKYVLFLNNDTEVDAGFLEPLVELFENNPTAGVASPKIIYYGTEGIIQYAGCTGINHWTGRGSAIGSKEKDQGQYNDLRLTDLANGAAMMVPMEVIHKAGLMPEQYFLYYEEHDWCEMIKRAGYSCHYVGTSTIYHKESMSVGKGSVLKTYYLNRNRLLFMRRNLKGWQQWVSILFFLLVAIPKNTLMFGLQRQWKHVDALWRGVRWHLSRQNIHQNIFITR, translated from the coding sequence GTGTCTGATCAAAAGGTTGATATGGAAAGACCGTTGGTTTCTATTGTAAGTGTAATCTATAATCAGGTTGAGATTACCTGTGCGATGCTTACTTCTTTGCGAAAGCTGACTTATCCGAATATAGAAGTATTTGTTGTGGATAATGATTCTCCATTAGAAGATTCCTCTGTGATTAAAAAACGATTTCCAGAAGTACATCTTATTGAGTCTGAAGAGAACCTTGGATTTGCAGGAGGTAATAATCTGGCTGTAAGACAAGCCAAAGGCAAATATGTATTATTTCTCAACAACGATACGGAAGTAGATGCCGGATTTCTGGAACCTTTGGTTGAATTATTTGAGAATAATCCCACGGCTGGGGTGGCGTCTCCAAAGATTATTTATTATGGTACGGAAGGCATTATTCAATATGCCGGTTGCACTGGTATCAATCACTGGACAGGGAGAGGTAGTGCTATTGGCAGCAAAGAGAAAGATCAAGGGCAATACAATGATCTTCGGTTAACAGATCTGGCAAATGGTGCAGCTATGATGGTTCCCATGGAAGTAATTCATAAAGCCGGATTAATGCCAGAACAATACTTTCTCTACTATGAAGAGCATGATTGGTGCGAGATGATCAAGCGGGCAGGATATTCCTGTCATTATGTGGGTACTTCAACGATTTATCATAAAGAATCTATGTCAGTAGGGAAGGGATCTGTATTAAAAACGTACTATCTCAACAGAAACCGCCTGCTATTTATGCGAAGAAATCTGAAAGGGTGGCAGCAATGGGTAAGTATCCTGTTTTTTCTTCTGGTAGCTATTCCCAAAAATACTTTGATGTTCGGTTTGCAACGGCAATGGAAACATGTAGATGCCTTATGGCGGGGGGTAAGATGGCATCTGAGCCGACAAAATATTCATCAGAATATATTTATCACACGATAG
- a CDS encoding O-antigen ligase family protein: MAQINAFSSEKPWIVRYIWPICILAAIALGWLTVRKGIVIPGLLIALPFAIAFFIGLFLQPRIALITYIIYCFVIMGVIRHVKGPPFGLGMEALLLLGWLAILFYQTDRFPMSKTKNDLCKMGTAWMIINILEIGNPAGASIVGWFYEMRSSALAWYMIVPLAFMVFDKPRDLNLFLMLVLGFSTLGALYGIKQLYLGVDEMEHLWLEAGAKKTHLLFGKLRVFSFYSEAAQFGASQAHVAVISLVLALGPYKLWKKALFGIMGLLILYGMLISGTRGAMFVLAGGIFTYLFLSGQTRILILGMIVAMIAFGILKYTTIGNNNSDIVRMRTSLDPNDPSLQVRFKNQQILRDYMSSRPFGGGVGVIGMWGVTYNADKFLSTIPPDSLYVKVWAMYGIVGFLIWFGIMLYILGKCCGIVWMTEDKALKQKLAALTAGFAGVLLASYGNEVLNQMPSGMIVYLSWVFVFLGPQWELEKCQLSTASLAI, encoded by the coding sequence ATGGCACAAATAAATGCATTCTCTTCAGAAAAGCCCTGGATCGTCAGATATATATGGCCAATATGTATACTGGCAGCAATTGCGCTTGGCTGGCTAACAGTTCGCAAGGGAATCGTTATTCCAGGGTTACTCATTGCACTGCCTTTTGCCATTGCCTTTTTTATTGGATTGTTTTTACAACCGCGTATTGCTCTCATAACCTATATCATCTATTGTTTTGTGATTATGGGAGTCATACGACATGTGAAAGGACCGCCATTTGGTTTGGGAATGGAAGCTTTATTGCTGCTGGGTTGGTTGGCCATTCTGTTTTACCAGACAGATCGATTTCCCATGTCCAAGACAAAAAATGATTTGTGCAAAATGGGAACAGCCTGGATGATCATCAATATTCTGGAAATTGGCAATCCGGCAGGAGCTAGTATAGTAGGATGGTTTTATGAAATGCGTTCTTCTGCCCTAGCCTGGTATATGATTGTTCCGTTGGCGTTTATGGTGTTTGATAAACCCAGGGATCTCAATCTATTTCTGATGTTGGTGCTTGGCTTTTCAACTTTAGGGGCTTTGTATGGAATAAAACAATTGTATCTGGGAGTAGATGAAATGGAACATTTATGGTTGGAAGCAGGTGCAAAAAAAACACATTTGCTTTTTGGCAAATTACGTGTATTCTCATTTTATAGTGAAGCTGCTCAGTTTGGGGCTTCTCAAGCACATGTGGCTGTGATTTCTCTTGTGCTTGCATTGGGACCCTATAAACTATGGAAGAAGGCTTTGTTTGGAATAATGGGATTGCTTATTCTCTATGGAATGCTCATCTCTGGTACACGAGGGGCGATGTTTGTATTGGCAGGAGGGATTTTTACCTATCTGTTTTTAAGTGGACAAACTCGTATCCTGATTCTGGGAATGATTGTCGCAATGATTGCTTTTGGTATACTAAAGTATACAACAATAGGAAATAATAATTCTGATATTGTTCGTATGCGGACCTCACTCGATCCCAATGATCCTTCACTACAAGTCCGTTTTAAAAATCAGCAGATATTAAGAGATTACATGAGTTCCCGGCCTTTTGGAGGAGGTGTAGGTGTAATAGGTATGTGGGGAGTGACATATAATGCAGACAAGTTTCTTTCCACGATCCCCCCTGATAGTTTGTATGTCAAGGTCTGGGCTATGTATGGTATTGTAGGGTTTCTCATCTGGTTTGGAATCATGTTATACATATTAGGCAAGTGTTGTGGAATAGTTTGGATGACTGAAGATAAGGCATTAAAACAAAAGCTGGCTGCACTGACTGCTGGTTTTGCGGGAGTATTACTGGCCAGTTATGGAAATGAAGTATTGAATCAGATGCCCTCCGGAATGATTGTGTACTTATCATGGGTCTTTGTTTTTCTGGGACCTCAATGGGAGTTGGAAAAATGTCAGCTTTCAACTGCATCTTTAGCTATATAA